Within the Clostridium scatologenes genome, the region CAACTAAAATTGCTGAAGAAAAAGGTGGAAAAGCTCCAGATCCAAGAATATTAAAGGATAAGGTTATTTCTTACATGGGAATTGGTGGTTCTGATTGGACTACAAAGTTCCAATGTACCGCAGCAATGCAGGCTTTAACTCCTATGTGGAAGGTTATTAATAATGAAACATTCCCATGGTCTTCTGGTATTATCACAGAAGATGAAAGGGTTGCAAGAGTTCATGAAATAGGAGTTAATATTGCAAATGCAGCAAAGGATATTTCAAATGCTTCATATAAAGGAGAAGATGGCGTTTGTCCACATTGTCATTCTAGAAACTTCTTTTTAGATAGAGAATCTACACATGCTATTTGCGAATTATGTGGCATTGAAGGTGACATTAAAATTGTAGATGGTAAAGTAAAATTTGAATTCCCGAAGGAACAGTTAGAACATGCACATGATACTTTATCTGGAAAATTCAAACACGGCGATGATATTGGAAAGACTATATCTACAATTGCGGATATGAAAAAAACTGATAAGTATAAACAACGTTTGGAAAGTTATAAGAGCTTTATTACAGGAACAATGCCAGAAAAGTAAAAGTATTATGGATTCACATAAAAAGTTTAGTTTTATTAAAAAAATTTTAGTCTAAAAGAAGGCTGTTACAATAATTAGTGTAACAGCCTATTAAATTATTAAATTTTAGGAAGAGGTATATTATATGAACGAAAAAAAATTAAATGTTTTAACATTAGCTTTAGGAATAGCACTTCTGCCTCCAATATGGGCAGTGATAAGTCCTTATTTGGGTGTTACTACAGGTGCTGTAGCATTGATTTGTGCTGGAATCTTTGTTGCAAATGGAAATAAAGTAGAAGATGGGGCTAAAATATCTATAGGTTTCTTACTAGGAGATTTATGGGGATGCATAGCACTAGAAGCAATGGATATGGTAAAATTAAATCAAAATATAGAACTTTTTTGCGCTTTATTTATTTTAGGAGGTTTAGCAGTAATTATTTCAAGCACTAAACTAGAGAAGATAATATTTTTGCCAGCATGGTTAGCTGGATGGGCAATAACCTTATTGATTATGGCACCATTAAATATGAATTGGGGTACTTTACCTATACAAATAGGGGTATCAATGCTAATGGGTGTATGGTATGTAGGCGTAGGAGTATTAGATTTTCAGAATTTACTAATTACAATTATAAAAAAATAATTCAATAAGATAAGAAGTTTAAATGAATTTGCAGCTTTAATTTTAAATGTTTTGTCTTGTATTTAGTAATTTTTAAGGAGAATGTGTATGATAAAAAAAATAGGATTTATTGCCTCGGATGAAAAATTAAAGGATATTGTTGTACATTTATTTAGAAAAGAAGTTGAACAAGGCGAAATAATTATAGATATATTAGATCCTGATAATATGAAATCACAAGGAAAGATGCTGGAGAATAGGGGAGCAAGTGCTATTATAGCAAGAAGTGGAGGATATCGTCATACTGTAGGTAGGGTAAATGTACCAGTTATAAATTTAAAAATAAGTACGTTAGACATTTTATATGCAATAAACAAGGCTAGTAAATATAAGAAAGATATAGTTATTGTCATATCAGATTTAGAGTACTTTAGTTATGACGATTGGAAGGATGTTATTCATGAGAAGATTATAATTGAAAAATTTGAAGATAAGGATAATAT harbors:
- a CDS encoding NAD(P)H-dependent oxidoreductase, producing MKVLGISGGTKNGHNDAMCKEALMGAKEAGAEVEFIRLMDLDIKHCIGCTACVQTLMSGKGNMCVLKDDFDWLLDKMLDADGIVVALPIFEKGVPGIFQTITDRFGPRMDRGNNVIATKIAEEKGGKAPDPRILKDKVISYMGIGGSDWTTKFQCTAAMQALTPMWKVINNETFPWSSGIITEDERVARVHEIGVNIANAAKDISNASYKGEDGVCPHCHSRNFFLDRESTHAICELCGIEGDIKIVDGKVKFEFPKEQLEHAHDTLSGKFKHGDDIGKTISTIADMKKTDKYKQRLESYKSFITGTMPEK
- a CDS encoding DUF1097 domain-containing protein, with product MNEKKLNVLTLALGIALLPPIWAVISPYLGVTTGAVALICAGIFVANGNKVEDGAKISIGFLLGDLWGCIALEAMDMVKLNQNIELFCALFILGGLAVIISSTKLEKIIFLPAWLAGWAITLLIMAPLNMNWGTLPIQIGVSMLMGVWYVGVGVLDFQNLLITIIKK